GAGCCGGTTCCCGCACTGATCCTGGCCTACGCCTTCCTTGAAGGTATGTTCCTCGGCGGTCTCACCGCTGTCCTGGACAATGCCTACCCGGGCGTCGGCCTGCAGGCAGTGCTGGGCACGCTGGCAGTCTTCGCGGTCACCCTCGTGCTGTTCCGCAGCGGTAAGGTGCGCGCCACTCCCAAGGCCGTCCGCTTCTTTATGATCGCCATCATCGGCTACGCGGTCTTCTCGCTGCTCAACGTCGGGCTGATGATCTTCGGCGGCGTGCAGGACCCGTGGGGCCTGCGGGGCAGCGTGGAGATCTTCGGGATTCCCCTGGGCGTCTTCATCGGTGTCCTGGCCATCGGCCTGGCAGCGTTCTCGCTCATCATGGACTTCACGTCCATTGAGCAGGGCGTCAAGGCCGGCACCCCGGAGCGCTACTCCTGGACCGCTGCGTTCGGCCTGACCGTGACGCTGGTGTGGCTGTACGTGGAGATCATCCGTCTCCTGTCGATTCTCCGAGGCAACGACTAGACGTTCCCGGCGACGACACATCGGTAGTACTACCGGAAGGACCGCAGGCACTGCCTGCGGTCCTTCCGCCGTTTAAGAGGCTGGACTCTGGGCACCCTCCTCCTGCAGACGTACCATGGCCGCTGGGGGACCGGGAAAGGGGGCTTCGATGGCCGAATCTGAGCGGCAGCCGG
This genomic stretch from Arthrobacter sp. zg-Y1110 harbors:
- a CDS encoding Bax inhibitor-1/YccA family protein, which produces MALGGNPVFNGKNFRSQTRGGTATGSLATDNSYMTPQQLQDLYTAPSAKPSDMGRMTYDDVIMKTVFCLAMVLVGAAVPTFLLPGMGGGLMILGALGGFVLGLVNSFKREPVPALILAYAFLEGMFLGGLTAVLDNAYPGVGLQAVLGTLAVFAVTLVLFRSGKVRATPKAVRFFMIAIIGYAVFSLLNVGLMIFGGVQDPWGLRGSVEIFGIPLGVFIGVLAIGLAAFSLIMDFTSIEQGVKAGTPERYSWTAAFGLTVTLVWLYVEIIRLLSILRGND